A window of Mustela nigripes isolate SB6536 chromosome 9, MUSNIG.SB6536, whole genome shotgun sequence contains these coding sequences:
- the AK1 gene encoding adenylate kinase isoenzyme 1 isoform X2, protein MEEKLKKTKIIFVVGGPGSGKGTQCEKIVQKYGYTHLSTGDLLRAEVGSGSARGKMLSEIMEKGQLVPLETVLDMLRDAMVAKVDTSKGFLIDGYPREVQQGEEFERRIGQPTLLLYVDAGPETMTQRLLKRGETSGRVDDNEETIKKRLETYYKATEPVIAFYEKRGIVRKVNAEGSVDSVFSQVCTHLDALK, encoded by the exons ATGGAAG AGAAGCTGAAGAAAACCAAGATCATCTTTGTGGTTG GAGGGCCCGGCTCCGGGAAGGGCACCCAGTGTGAGAAGATTGTCCAGAAGTACGGCTACACCCACCTCTCCACCGGGGACCTCCTGCGGGCCGAGGTTGGCTCTGGCTCGGCCAGGGGCAAGATGCTGTCGGAGATCATGGAGAAGGGGCAGCTGGTGCCGCTG GAGACAGTATTGGACATGCTTCGAGATGCCATGGTGGCCAAGGTAGATACCTCCAAAGGCTTCCTGATCGATGGCTATCCTCGGGAGGTACAGCAGGGAGAGGAATTTGAGCGGAGG ATCGGACAGCCCACGCTGCTGCTGTATGTGGACGcaggccctgagaccatgacccagcGGCTCCTGAAGCGCGGAGAGACCAGCGGGCGAGTGGATGACAACGAGGAGACCATCAAGAAGCGGCTAGAGACCTACTACAAGGCCACAGAGCCGGTCATCGCCTTTTATGAGAAACGCGGTATCGTACGCAAG GTCAATGCCGAGGGCTCCGTGGACAGTGTCTTCTCCCAAGTCTGCACCCACCTGGACGCCCTCAAGTAG
- the AK1 gene encoding adenylate kinase isoenzyme 1 isoform X1 codes for MGACCSGTRHTTEDSKAKEKLKKTKIIFVVGGPGSGKGTQCEKIVQKYGYTHLSTGDLLRAEVGSGSARGKMLSEIMEKGQLVPLETVLDMLRDAMVAKVDTSKGFLIDGYPREVQQGEEFERRIGQPTLLLYVDAGPETMTQRLLKRGETSGRVDDNEETIKKRLETYYKATEPVIAFYEKRGIVRKVNAEGSVDSVFSQVCTHLDALK; via the exons ATGGGGGCCTGCTGCTCGGGAACCCGCCACACCACGGAAGACTCAAAGGCCAAAG AGAAGCTGAAGAAAACCAAGATCATCTTTGTGGTTG GAGGGCCCGGCTCCGGGAAGGGCACCCAGTGTGAGAAGATTGTCCAGAAGTACGGCTACACCCACCTCTCCACCGGGGACCTCCTGCGGGCCGAGGTTGGCTCTGGCTCGGCCAGGGGCAAGATGCTGTCGGAGATCATGGAGAAGGGGCAGCTGGTGCCGCTG GAGACAGTATTGGACATGCTTCGAGATGCCATGGTGGCCAAGGTAGATACCTCCAAAGGCTTCCTGATCGATGGCTATCCTCGGGAGGTACAGCAGGGAGAGGAATTTGAGCGGAGG ATCGGACAGCCCACGCTGCTGCTGTATGTGGACGcaggccctgagaccatgacccagcGGCTCCTGAAGCGCGGAGAGACCAGCGGGCGAGTGGATGACAACGAGGAGACCATCAAGAAGCGGCTAGAGACCTACTACAAGGCCACAGAGCCGGTCATCGCCTTTTATGAGAAACGCGGTATCGTACGCAAG GTCAATGCCGAGGGCTCCGTGGACAGTGTCTTCTCCCAAGTCTGCACCCACCTGGACGCCCTCAAGTAG